GCGTTCGTGGTTCATGAGGGGGCGCGTGTGGAGCGTGGCGCCGTGATCGGGCGCATCGGCGCAACGGGGCTCGTCACCGGTCCCAGCGTCCATTGGGGCCTCTACGTAAACGGCCTGCCCGTCAATCCCCTGTTCTGGACGGTGCCGCACGCGGGTTTGACGGCGCCGTAACGCGCGACGCCGGTCACCGCGCGAAGATCGCCTGCTATTGAACGAGAACGTCGATGAGCCGGGGCTCCGTGCTCCGCTCGGCCAGGGCCTCGCGCAACTCCCCGGGTTCTGTGACGAGTCGGGCCTGGACCCCGAAGCCCCTCGCGACACCCGGCAGGTCCACCGCCGGCGCGTCGAGGTCCATTCCGATGAGGCGCTCGCGAGGAACAGGGCCGCCTTTGTACTCGGCCATGCCGTCTTTGAGAACCTGATAGGCGCGGTTGTCCACGACCATGACAGTCGCGGGAATGTGATAGCGGGCGGCGGTCCAGAGCGCCTGGATTGTATACATGATCGACCCATCGCCGATCGTGCAGATGACGCGGCGGTCCGGCCAGGCCATCTGGGCGCCGAGGGCGGCCGGCAACCCGAGCCCCAGCGATCCAGCGGCGACCCCGAAGTACGACCGCTCCGTGTGGAACGGGACGTAGCGGTCGATCAACCGCGCGGCCGTGATGGCCTCGTCCACGATCGTGACCTGTTCGTCGGCGAACTCGCCCAGGATCCCGTATGCGGCGGCGATCGTCATGCGCTCCCCCGGCTTGGGCAGGGCGGCGGCCTGCTTCCACGCCTCCTCCCGCCGGCCACGCTCCATGCGGACCTCGGCGGCGCGCGCGTCGGCCGCGCGGCGGCCGGCGGCGTTGATTCCCTCCGCGAGCCGGTCGGCGACGTCGGCGAAGACTGCGGATGCGTCGCCGACGATGCCGAGCGTCGTCGGGACATTCTTGCCGATCTCCCAGGGATCGGTATCGACGTGGACAACCATTGTGCCGGCGGCGAGCGTGACCGGCGGGCTGTACAGCAGCGATGCGAACTTCCGCGCGCCGGCGAGGACGACGACGTCGGCGTCCGCGAGCTCGGCCCGGAGCTGGCTGAGCGACAATCCGATCATCCCGAGGTACTGTGGGTGGTTGGTAGGGAACACCGAGCGTACGGGTAGGCGCTCGCCGTACACTCTGGCGCCCGTCGCCTCGGCGATGCGCACGAGCGCCGTCCGTGCGGCCGGCGCGGCGGCGCCGGCGCCGACGATCAAGACGGGAGCCCTCGCCCCGGCGAGGGCGTCGGCGACGCGATCGAGCGCCGCAGGTTCGGGGCGGGTGCCACCCGCGAGGGCGGTCCACGGCACAGGGCCCGAAACCTCTTCGTCGAGGCAGTCCATCGGGAGCGACAGGAACACCGGTCCCGCCGGCGGCGCGGCTGCGATCTTGAACGCCCGCTCGAGCGCAATCG
The genomic region above belongs to bacterium and contains:
- a CDS encoding thiamine pyrophosphate-binding protein, yielding MLAKTALFEMLRQRGVRHVFGNPGTTELSFMEMFADYPDVGYVLSLQDAIPVGMAYGYAMATGEPAFVNLHITPGLANGLANIFNAYRAKAPIVVTAGQVDRRMILQEPSLWSDLARVASPFTKWSYEVRTGADIPIALERAFKIAAAPPAGPVFLSLPMDCLDEEVSGPVPWTALAGGTRPEPAALDRVADALAGARAPVLIVGAGAAAPAARTALVRIAEATGARVYGERLPVRSVFPTNHPQYLGMIGLSLSQLRAELADADVVVLAGARKFASLLYSPPVTLAAGTMVVHVDTDPWEIGKNVPTTLGIVGDASAVFADVADRLAEGINAAGRRAADARAAEVRMERGRREEAWKQAAALPKPGERMTIAAAYGILGEFADEQVTIVDEAITAARLIDRYVPFHTERSYFGVAAGSLGLGLPAALGAQMAWPDRRVICTIGDGSIMYTIQALWTAARYHIPATVMVVDNRAYQVLKDGMAEYKGGPVPRERLIGMDLDAPAVDLPGVARGFGVQARLVTEPGELREALAERSTEPRLIDVLVQ